In a single window of the Planctomycetota bacterium genome:
- the cas2 gene encoding CRISPR-associated endonuclease Cas2 has protein sequence MRNRYLVTYDVRHPKRLRRMFKAMRGFGDALQYSVFRCDLSEQEKVNLMGTLSSIIKADEDQVLIVDLGPPTGRGGTCFEVLGCQRPPEETGAIVV, from the coding sequence GTGCGGAATCGGTATCTTGTCACCTACGACGTCCGTCACCCGAAGAGGTTGCGGCGGATGTTCAAGGCCATGCGGGGATTCGGAGATGCCCTCCAATACTCCGTTTTCCGTTGCGACCTGTCCGAGCAGGAGAAGGTGAATCTGATGGGAACGCTCTCGAGTATAATCAAAGCGGACGAGGATCAGGTTCTGATCGTCGACCTCGGACCGCCGACCGGGCGCGGGGGCACGTGCTTCGAAGTACTGGGATGCCAGCGGCCGCCTGAGGAAACCGGCGCCATCGTGGTCTGA
- the cas1 gene encoding CRISPR-associated endonuclease Cas1 yields MHAEDILLVPARILNEYVYCPRLAYLEWVQGEFRENVDVVEGKLEHRRVDEERGELPTPEEADPERPVAARSVLLSSDRLGIIARIDLIEGEGNRVSPVDYKRGRAPDLPEGAWEADRVQVCAQALLLRENGYRCDEGVVYYCESRRRVAVPVTEELTTRCLAVAEEVRRMAREGTIPPPLVNSPKCIRCSLAPICLPDEVSLLRGAVGEEDVRRIFPARDDAAPLYLQTQGLSVGIRGERVEIREGGSLMRDARLLDISQVSLFGNIQITTQAVRAFLDRGIPVCYFSMGGWFQGWSQGLVHKNVELRRLQYARAADPEARLALARRFVAGKIRNSRTLLRRNHAGDPAAALAELARLAEAAEKAANLETLLGLEGAAARTYFAHFGELLQGGDPGCRTFDFNGRSRRPPTDPVNAVLSFLYSVLAKELTVTTMTVGFDPLMGFYHQPRYGRPALALDLMEEFRPLIAESTVLTLINRKEIGSSDFLRRGNAWALTENGRKAVLRAYERRMDDLVTHPRFGYQVSYRRVLEVQARLLGRVLTGEIPEYVAFETR; encoded by the coding sequence ATGCACGCCGAGGACATCCTCCTAGTCCCCGCGCGCATTCTGAACGAGTACGTCTACTGCCCGCGTCTGGCGTACCTCGAGTGGGTCCAGGGCGAATTCCGTGAGAACGTGGACGTCGTGGAGGGAAAGCTCGAGCATCGCCGGGTGGATGAGGAGCGTGGGGAACTGCCCACCCCGGAGGAGGCCGATCCCGAGCGGCCCGTGGCGGCCCGCTCCGTTCTCCTTTCGTCCGACCGCCTGGGGATCATCGCCCGAATCGATCTTATCGAAGGAGAAGGCAACCGCGTCAGCCCCGTCGACTACAAGCGCGGCCGCGCGCCGGATCTGCCGGAAGGAGCGTGGGAGGCCGACCGGGTTCAGGTCTGCGCGCAGGCGCTCCTCCTTCGCGAAAACGGCTACCGCTGCGACGAGGGCGTCGTGTACTACTGCGAATCCCGCCGGCGCGTAGCCGTTCCGGTGACCGAGGAGCTGACGACCCGATGCCTGGCCGTCGCGGAGGAGGTCCGCCGCATGGCTCGCGAGGGCACCATCCCGCCGCCCCTCGTCAACAGCCCCAAGTGCATCCGCTGTTCGCTGGCCCCGATCTGCCTGCCGGACGAAGTCTCGCTCCTTCGGGGCGCCGTCGGCGAGGAGGATGTGCGCCGCATCTTTCCGGCCCGCGACGACGCCGCTCCGCTTTACCTTCAGACGCAAGGCCTTTCGGTCGGCATCCGGGGCGAACGGGTGGAGATCCGGGAGGGGGGCTCCCTCATGCGGGACGCTCGGCTTCTGGACATCTCCCAGGTGTCCCTCTTCGGCAACATCCAGATCACGACCCAGGCGGTGCGCGCCTTCCTCGATCGCGGGATTCCCGTCTGCTACTTCAGCATGGGCGGCTGGTTCCAGGGGTGGAGCCAGGGCCTCGTCCATAAAAACGTCGAGCTGCGGCGTCTTCAGTACGCCCGGGCCGCCGATCCGGAAGCCCGTCTGGCGCTCGCCCGGCGGTTCGTGGCCGGGAAAATACGCAACTCCCGGACACTCCTCCGGAGAAACCACGCGGGCGATCCGGCGGCGGCGCTGGCGGAACTGGCCCGGCTCGCGGAGGCGGCGGAGAAAGCCGCGAACCTCGAAACCCTGCTTGGGCTGGAGGGCGCCGCGGCACGGACGTACTTCGCTCACTTCGGAGAGCTTCTGCAAGGGGGCGACCCGGGGTGCCGGACGTTCGATTTCAACGGCCGGTCGCGCCGCCCTCCGACCGATCCGGTGAACGCGGTCCTCTCCTTCCTCTACTCCGTCCTGGCGAAAGAGCTGACCGTGACGACGATGACGGTCGGATTCGATCCTCTGATGGGCTTCTATCATCAGCCGCGATACGGACGACCCGCCCTGGCGCTGGACCTCATGGAAGAGTTCCGGCCGCTCATCGCGGAATCGACGGTTCTCACGCTCATCAACCGGAAGGAGATCGGATCTTCTGATTTTCTGAGACGCGGAAACGCCTGGGCTCTGACGGAAAACGGGCGCAAAGCCGTGCTTCGGGCCTATGAGCGCCGGATGGACGACCTTGTGACGCATCCACGGTTCGGCTACCAGGTAAGTTACCGCCGCGTCCTCGAGGTACAAGCGCGTCTGCTGGGCCGGGTCCTGACGGGCGAGATTCCGGAGTACGTCGCCTTCGAAACGAGGTAG
- a CDS encoding sigma-70 family RNA polymerase sigma factor, which produces MSDRLSPFSRDAEIRPYFQEIQDVPLLTAEEERELALRMKRLDSPDENERRAARQARERFIKANLRLVVSIAKSFLNRGLPLADLVAEGNLGLLRAVERFDPRKNCRFSTYATWWIRQAIRRALINTSRTVRVPSYMVGLVARLRHAENDALQRRAGTDPEEPADETFADDPARRRLARNVRSAVRCSRALSLDGLGAAHELPDRAPSASPEESVRSRLLAEELHALLRSIGAREAAILRYRFGLHDGEPMTLGEVGRRLHITRERVRQLERAALGKLQARLAAFEEAAAS; this is translated from the coding sequence ATGTCCGACCGCCTGTCGCCTTTTTCCCGCGACGCCGAAATCCGCCCGTACTTCCAGGAAATCCAGGACGTCCCGCTCCTGACCGCCGAGGAAGAGCGCGAACTCGCCCTGCGCATGAAGCGCCTCGACTCCCCCGACGAAAACGAACGCCGCGCCGCCCGCCAGGCCCGCGAACGCTTCATCAAGGCCAACCTCCGCCTCGTCGTCTCCATCGCCAAGTCCTTCCTCAACCGCGGCCTCCCCCTCGCCGACCTCGTCGCCGAAGGAAACCTCGGACTCCTCCGCGCCGTCGAACGCTTCGACCCGCGGAAGAACTGCCGCTTCTCCACCTACGCCACCTGGTGGATCCGCCAGGCCATCCGCCGCGCCCTCATCAACACCTCCCGCACCGTCCGCGTCCCCTCCTACATGGTCGGCCTCGTGGCCCGCCTCCGCCACGCCGAAAACGACGCCCTCCAGCGCCGCGCCGGAACCGACCCCGAAGAGCCCGCCGACGAAACCTTCGCCGACGACCCCGCCCGCCGCCGCCTCGCCCGCAACGTCCGCTCCGCCGTCCGCTGCTCCCGCGCCCTCAGCCTCGACGGCCTCGGCGCCGCCCACGAACTCCCCGACCGCGCCCCCTCCGCCTCCCCCGAGGAATCCGTCCGCTCCCGCCTCCTGGCCGAAGAGCTCCACGCCCTCCTGCGCTCCATCGGCGCCCGCGAGGCCGCCATCCTGCGCTACCGCTTCGGACTCCACGACGGCGAACCCATGACCCTCGGCGAAGTCGGCCGGCGCCTCCATATCACCCGCGAACGCGTCCGCCAGCTCGAACGCGCCGCCCTCGGCAAGCTCCAGGCCCGCCTGGCCGCCTTCGAGGAGGCCGCCGCCTCGTAG